A part of Vespa crabro chromosome 20, iyVesCrab1.2, whole genome shotgun sequence genomic DNA contains:
- the LOC124430968 gene encoding zinc finger HIT domain-containing protein 3: MKKICIICDKDGAVYKCPTCRDSYCSVVCCKEHKKIGCILPEPQSIDANLNIDENGKYDFLTEDTVPLEKLMKLRESKEVKDCLKNPHVRTIINAILKDSNPTKAIALAMTEPIFVELADACLKVVEIKENK; encoded by the exons atgaagaaaatttgtattatttgtgATAAGGATGGAGCTGTCTATAAATGTCCTACGTGCAGAGATTCATA CTGTTCTGTCGTTTGTTGCAAAGAGCACAAAAAAATTGGCTGCATCCTACCAGAACCACAATCGATTGATGCTAATTTAAACATAgatgaaaatggaaaatatgaTTTTCTAACGGAGGACACGGTACCGttggaaaaattaatgaaattgcgTGAGAGTAAAGAAGTTAAAGACTGTTTAAAAAATCCACACGTGCGTACTATTATAAATGCGATTTTAAAGGATTCTAATCCAACGAAAGCTATAGCCTTAGCTATGACAGAACCAATATTCGTAGAGCTTGCGGATGCATGTTTAAAAGtggtagaaataaaagagaataaatga